The Streptomyces collinus DNA segment GGCATGGCCCACGTCGCCGGTGTGCAGCCAGCCGTCGGGGTCGATCATGGCGGTGGTGGCGTCGGGGCGGCCGAGGTAGCCCTTCATGATCTGGGGTCCGCGGATGAGGATCTCGCCGGATTCGCCGGCGGGGAGGTCCCTGCCGGGATCGTCGAGGGAGACGATGCGCATCTCGGTGCCGGCGATGAGCTTGCCGACGGTGCCGGGCGGGGCGTCGCTCATGGCGTCCAGGGGGACGACGTGCGTGCCGGGCGACAGTTCCGTCATGCCGTAGGCCTGGCCGACGGGCGGCAGGCCGAGGCGCTGGGAGCAGGCGGCGGCGAGGCGGGCGTCCAGGGGTGCGGCGGCGCTGATGATGTACCGCAGGGACGACAGGTCGTACTGGGCGACGGCCGGGTGCTTGGCGAGGGCCAGGACGATCGGCGGGGCCACGTACAGGGCGGTGATGCGGTGGTTCTGGACGGCCGCGAGGAACTGCTCCAGGTCGAAGCGGGGCAGGACGACGACGGTGGCGCCCTGCCGCAGGGGGGCGTTCATCAGGGCGGTGAGGCCGTAGATGTGGAAGAAGGGCAGCACCGCCAGGACGCGGTCGCCCGGGCCGGCGGGGATCGCCGGGTGGAGCTGGGCGAGGTTGGTGGCGATCTGCCGGTGCGTGAGCATCACGCCCTTGGGGGTGCCGGTGGTCCCGGAGGAGTACGGCAGGGCCGCGACGTCCTCGGCGGGGTCGATGGCGACCTGCGGTTCGGGGGCGGCCGAGGCGAGCATGTCGATCAGGGAGCGGTGGCCGCTCGCGCTGTCGCACACGAAGATCTCCCTTACACCGCCCGCGAGTTCGGCGGCCCGGCGGGCGACGTCCAGCAGCGGTGACACGGTGACGATCCAGCGGGCTTTCGAGTCCCGCAGTTGCTTGGCGAACTCCTCGGCGGTGGCGAGCGGGTGCACGGTGGTGACGGTGGCACCCGCGCGCGTGGCCGCGTAGAACGCGGTCGGAAAGGCGATGGTGTTGGGGCTGTGCAGGGCGAGGACGTCGCCCTTGCGGACACCGGCCTCGGCGAGGGCGGCGGCGACGCGCCGGTGGAAGCGGTCCACCTGCTCGTAGGAGAGGGTGGTGCCGTCCGTGCCGTCGATCAGCGCCGGGATGTCGCCGAACTCGGCGGCCCGGGCCAGGACCGCGTCGTGGATGGGCAGGTCGACGGGCGGGACGTCTGCGTACTCGCTGCGGAACATGGCGGGTTCCTCCTCGCGGCGCGGGCCGTCTCAGGGTCCTCAGTACGACTTGGGCAGGCCCAGGGTCTGGTGGGAGACGTAGTTGAGAATCATCTCCCGGCTCACCGGGGCAATACGAGCCACGCGCGCGGCCGTTATCAGCCGGGCCAGGCCGTACTCGCGGGTGAGGCCGTTGCCGCCGAGGGTGTGCACGGCCTGGTCGACGGCCTTCACACAGGCCTCCCCGGCGGCGTACTTCGCCATGTTGGCGGCCTCTCCGGCGCCCATGTCGTCGCCCGCGTCGTAGAGGACGGCTGCCTTCTGCATCATCAGGCGGGCCAGTTCGAGTTCGATGTGCGCCTGGGCGAGGGGGTGGGCGATGGCCTGGTGGGCGCCGATGGGGGTGTTCCAGACGGTGCGGTCGCGGGCGTACCCGATGGCCTCGGCCAGGGCGTGGCGGCCCATGCCGATCGCGAAGGCGGCGGTCATGATGCGTTCGGGGTTGAGGCCGGCGAAGAGCTGGAGCAGGCCCGCGTCCTCGTCGCCGACCAGGGCGTCGGCGGGCAGCCGTACGTCGTCCAGGACCAGTTCGAACTGCTTCTCCGCGGCGTTCAGTTCCATGTCGATGGGGCGGCGGGTGAAGCCGGGGGTGTCGCGCGGGACGATGAAGAGGCAGGGCTTGAGGCGGCCGGTGCGGGCGTCTTCGGTACGGCCGACGATCAGGGTCGCGTCGGCGATGTCCACGCCGGAGACGAAGACCTTGCGGCCGGTGAGGAGCCAGTCGCCGGTGTCCTGGTCGCGGCGGGCCGTGGTGGTGATGCGGTGGCTGTTGGAGCCGGCGTCGGGTTCGGTGATGCCGAAGGCCATGAGGCGGGTGCCGTCGGCGAGGCCCGGGAGCCAGGCTTCCTTCTGGGCGTCGGTGCCGAAGCGGGCTATCACGGTGCCGCAGATGGCCGGGGAGACGATCATCATCAGCAGGGGGCAGCCCGCGGTGCCGAGTTCTTCGAGGACGAGGGAGAGTTCGGTGATGCCGCCGCCTCCGCCGCCGTATGCCTCCGGCAGGTTGACGCCGATGTAGCCGAGCTTGGCCGCGTCGGACCAGAGTCGGGTGGGGTCGGTTTCTCGGCCGTGGCGTTTGCCGAGTGCGGAGACGGCTTCTCGTAGGGCCTTGTGGTCTTGGGTCTCGATCGCGGTCATGTGACTCCTTCGTCGTGGCTGAGCGCGCTCGCGCGGCGGTAGCCGCACATCGATACAGCCCCGCGCCCCTTCAGGTCTGCTGCACGACCGCCAGCAACACGCCCGGCTCCACCTGTTGGCCTGGTACCGCGCACAAGTCGGTCAGCGTTCCCGTCACCGGGGCCGTGATCTTGTGCTGCATCTTCATCGCCTCCAGCCAGAGGAGGGGCTCTCCCTCCTTCACGGCCGTCCCTACGGCGAGGCCATCCGCCACCCGGACGACCGTGCCCGGCATGGGGGCCAGGAGGGAGCCGGGGGCGTGCTGGGTGGTGGGGTCGGGGAAGCGGGGCAGGGCGGTCAGGGCCGTGGTGTTGACGTGGACCTGGTGGCCGTAGCGGGCGATCCCGTACTTCCGCTCCACGCCGTCCACGTCGAGGATCACGAGACGCGCGTCGGCGTGCACCACCCGCACCCCGTCCGCCTCCAGGCCCTCCCTCGTGTGCCGGTAACGGGCCTCGTGCTCCTCGCCCGCCATCAGGTACCGCTTGCTCTGCGGTTGCGAGGGGACGTTGCGCCAGCCGCCGAAGCCGGGTCGGGAGCGGGCCCGGGCGTCGGCGAGGGCGGCGGCCAGGGGGGCGTGCGGGTCGGGGCGCGGGTCGGTCAGGCCGGACAGGTGGCGGTCGTAGAAGCCGGTGTCCATGCGGGCCGCGGTGACCTCGGGGTGGCGCAGGGAGCGGACCAGGAGGTCGCGGTTGGTGACGGGGCCGTGGATCTCGGCGCGTTCCAGGGCGGAGGCGAGTCGGCGCAGGGCCTCCGCGCGGGTCGGGGCGTGGGCCACGACCTTGGCGAGCATGGGGTCGTAGTGGACGCCGATGTCGTCGCCGTCCGTGTACCCGGTGTCCAGGCGGACGGGCCCGGGGACGGACAGGCGGTGCAGGGTGCCGGTCTGCGGGGACCAGTCGCGGGCCGGGTCCTCGGCGTACAGGCGGGCCTCCACGGCGTGGCCGCGCGCGGACGGCGGGTCGGCTTCGAGGGGGTGGCCCTCGGCGATCCGGATCTGCTCCGCCACCAGGTCGACGCCGAAGACG contains these protein-coding regions:
- a CDS encoding acetyl/propionyl/methylcrotonyl-CoA carboxylase subunit alpha, which produces MITSVLVANRGEIACRVFRTCHDLGIRTVAVHSDADANALHARVADVSVRLPGETPADTYLRGDLIVKAAVAAGADAVHPGYGFLSENAAFARAVQDAGLAWIGPPPSAIEAMASKTRAKQLMGIRPLTEVTEADLPVLVKAAAGGGGRGMRVVRHLADLDAELAAARAEAASAFGDGEVFVEPYVENGRHVEVQILADTHGTVRPLGTRDCSLQRRHQKVIEEAPAPGLSAALDEEVRALAVRAARAVDYVGAGTVEFLVADGHAHFLEMNTRLQVEHPVTEAVFGVDLVAEQIRIAEGHPLEADPPSARGHAVEARLYAEDPARDWSPQTGTLHRLSVPGPVRLDTGYTDGDDIGVHYDPMLAKVVAHAPTRAEALRRLASALERAEIHGPVTNRDLLVRSLRHPEVTAARMDTGFYDRHLSGLTDPRPDPHAPLAAALADARARSRPGFGGWRNVPSQPQSKRYLMAGEEHEARYRHTREGLEADGVRVVHADARLVILDVDGVERKYGIARYGHQVHVNTTALTALPRFPDPTTQHAPGSLLAPMPGTVVRVADGLAVGTAVKEGEPLLWLEAMKMQHKITAPVTGTLTDLCAVPGQQVEPGVLLAVVQQT
- a CDS encoding acyl-CoA dehydrogenase family protein; the encoded protein is MTAIETQDHKALREAVSALGKRHGRETDPTRLWSDAAKLGYIGVNLPEAYGGGGGGITELSLVLEELGTAGCPLLMMIVSPAICGTVIARFGTDAQKEAWLPGLADGTRLMAFGITEPDAGSNSHRITTTARRDQDTGDWLLTGRKVFVSGVDIADATLIVGRTEDARTGRLKPCLFIVPRDTPGFTRRPIDMELNAAEKQFELVLDDVRLPADALVGDEDAGLLQLFAGLNPERIMTAAFAIGMGRHALAEAIGYARDRTVWNTPIGAHQAIAHPLAQAHIELELARLMMQKAAVLYDAGDDMGAGEAANMAKYAAGEACVKAVDQAVHTLGGNGLTREYGLARLITAARVARIAPVSREMILNYVSHQTLGLPKSY
- a CDS encoding 4-coumarate--CoA ligase family protein, coding for MFRSEYADVPPVDLPIHDAVLARAAEFGDIPALIDGTDGTTLSYEQVDRFHRRVAAALAEAGVRKGDVLALHSPNTIAFPTAFYAATRAGATVTTVHPLATAEEFAKQLRDSKARWIVTVSPLLDVARRAAELAGGVREIFVCDSASGHRSLIDMLASAAPEPQVAIDPAEDVAALPYSSGTTGTPKGVMLTHRQIATNLAQLHPAIPAGPGDRVLAVLPFFHIYGLTALMNAPLRQGATVVVLPRFDLEQFLAAVQNHRITALYVAPPIVLALAKHPAVAQYDLSSLRYIISAAAPLDARLAAACSQRLGLPPVGQAYGMTELSPGTHVVPLDAMSDAPPGTVGKLIAGTEMRIVSLDDPGRDLPAGESGEILIRGPQIMKGYLGRPDATTAMIDPDGWLHTGDVGHADPDGWLFVVDRVKELIKYKGFQVAPAELEALLLTHPGIADAAVIGRYDDNGNEAPHAYVVRQPSAADLTEAEIMMYVAERVAPYKRIRHVTFIVGVPRAASGKILRRQLRESA